The genome window AATTCCTGCAGCAATCGCAATGACATTTTTGATTGAACCACCTAACTCAGTGCCAACTACATCTGATTGAGTATAACAGCGTAAGTTTTCATAAGAAAACAGTTGCTGAATTCGGAGGGCAATATCCTGATGGGATGAAGCGACTACTAATGAAGCCGGTAATCCTAAAGCAATTTCATAAGGAATCCCTGGACCAGCAAGAACCGCAATTTTAGCATCGGGAAAGAACTCTTTAATAATTTCGGACATTCGCTTATAAGTCTGGTTTTCAATTCCTTTAATTGCACTTACCCAAATAACTCGGTTATCAATGCGAGTAGCAAAAAATTTTGTCAGCACATTTCGTAAGGCTTGAGATGGAACGGCTAAAACAATAATTTCGACTGAGGCCAACACTTCTTCTAAATTATTGGTTATCGTAATATTTGAAGGTATGGTAATAGTATCAGGTAAATCTGGCAGCGTTCTTTGACGGATAATTTTTTCATAACGTTCAGCAGATGCTTCCCACATAGTAATTTGGTGGTTTTTACGATTTAAGATTAAAGCCAAAGTTGTTGCCCAGCGACCAGCACCAATAAAGGATATGTTCATTGCGGTATCTTCTTGCGTAGAGAAAATTTCGGCTCGGTTTTACTGAGCAATCGTCTAAAATTAGTCCGATGGCTGATAATAATTAATAAAGAGATAGAGATAAGGCTAAAGAAAAGTTTTGTGTTATCTGAATATAAGATTAATGTCGTAATGGGCAAAGAAAGGGCAAAAGAGACCGATGCCAATGAAACATATGAGAAACTAAAAAAGATAACAACAAATATGATAATGCCGACAAATAAGACTAAAGGTTTTAAGGCAAGAAGTGCGCCAATGGTGGTTGCAACACCTTTACCACCTTTGAAACGCAAAAAAGGGGTGAAAATATGTCCTAAGACTGTGCCCAGGGCAACAATTGCAGGTATCAATTCGAAATTATTAGCAAAATAAGTTGGCAAAAAGCCTTTGGCAACATCCAAAATTAAAACCGGCACCGCATATAAAGGACCTAATGCACGGTAGACATTAGTAAAACCAATATTTTTACTGCCGTATCTTCGAATATCAATTTTTTTCAATCGACTAATAAGAAACCCAAAAGGAATGCTGCCAATTAAATAACCGATGATAAGTGAAACAAAATATATTGGAAAAATGCTGTTGCCAATAGGAAATAGAATAATCAGAGGCATAAGCTATGAGTAATTAAATTTAATAATCCATTTAATTATAAGAGATTATTTGTATCTTAAATATCATTTGGTTATCTATATTACTTTAGAATAATTAAAACAATAATGGTTGTCAATGGAGAATTCAGTGACATCTCGGAAAAAGTGCTACTCGAATCACAAGATGATACAGTCTCAGAATTTCAAAAGAACTTTTATGAAAGTTTTTGTAACAAGATATAAGAAGATAGCAATAATTAATATTGTGATGATTAAAACATTAGGCAGGG of candidate division WOR-3 bacterium contains these proteins:
- a CDS encoding NAD(P)-dependent glycerol-3-phosphate dehydrogenase encodes the protein MNISFIGAGRWATTLALILNRKNHQITMWEASAERYEKIIRQRTLPDLPDTITIPSNITITNNLEEVLASVEIIVLAVPSQALRNVLTKFFATRIDNRVIWVSAIKGIENQTYKRMSEIIKEFFPDAKIAVLAGPGIPYEIALGLPASLVVASSHQDIALRIQQLFSYENLRCYTQSDVVGTELGGSIKNVIAIAAGICDGLQLGENAKAALLTRGLAEMTRLGIAMNANPMTFAGLAGIGDLIVTSYSPYSRNRYIGEKLGQGIPISSLINSLTGVAEGIATATSAKNLSTKMHLDLPVINEVFTILSQPIKDRTIETIIKESIGRLMSRPLKSESE
- the plsY gene encoding glycerol-3-phosphate 1-O-acyltransferase PlsY; translation: MPLIILFPIGNSIFPIYFVSLIIGYLIGSIPFGFLISRLKKIDIRRYGSKNIGFTNVYRALGPLYAVPVLILDVAKGFLPTYFANNFELIPAIVALGTVLGHIFTPFLRFKGGKGVATTIGALLALKPLVLFVGIIIFVVIFFSFSYVSLASVSFALSLPITTLILYSDNTKLFFSLISISLLIIISHRTNFRRLLSKTEPKFSLRKKIPQ